The Spirosoma radiotolerans genome has a window encoding:
- a CDS encoding GNAT family N-acetyltransferase has translation MIKPEVVNDLYIVQVANEDHLRLAETICREMEESAKARGTGIAKRSPIYVMEKMLEGKAIVAMTLSGEWVGFCYIETWEHGKFVANSGLIVHPDYRKSGIATRIKAKAFELSRAMFPTAKIIGITTSLAVMKINSDLGYQPVTLSELPADDAFWKGCQTCANFDILTRTNRKHCLCTGMQYDPEEHKKELKDEKWNFLKESSLYERWMRIKKRILMRISPSERTRLRREHELETA, from the coding sequence ATGATCAAACCAGAAGTAGTCAACGATCTATATATCGTTCAAGTCGCGAATGAAGATCATTTGCGCCTGGCCGAAACCATCTGCCGGGAAATGGAAGAAAGTGCAAAAGCTCGGGGAACCGGTATTGCCAAGCGCTCTCCCATTTATGTGATGGAAAAAATGCTCGAAGGAAAAGCTATTGTGGCCATGACGCTTTCGGGCGAATGGGTAGGCTTTTGCTACATCGAAACCTGGGAGCACGGTAAATTTGTGGCTAACTCCGGGTTGATCGTGCATCCCGATTACCGAAAAAGTGGCATTGCTACGCGAATCAAAGCAAAAGCATTTGAGTTGTCGCGGGCTATGTTCCCTACTGCCAAGATCATAGGTATTACAACAAGCCTGGCGGTAATGAAAATCAATTCCGATTTGGGTTATCAGCCGGTAACGCTCAGCGAACTACCCGCCGATGATGCCTTCTGGAAGGGTTGCCAAACTTGCGCTAATTTCGACATCCTGACCCGGACCAACCGCAAACACTGCTTGTGCACGGGCATGCAATACGATCCTGAAGAACATAAGAAGGAGCTGAAGGACGAAAAGTGGAATTTCCTCAAAGAGTCGAGTCTGTATGAGCGCTGGATGCGTATCAAGAAGCGTATTCTGATGCGGATCAGCCCGTCTGAACGGACGCGGTTACGCCGTGAACACG
- a CDS encoding MFS transporter produces the protein MLTTLPPTTYPLTLSRSRLLRYFVFFYLYVMQGIPAGFSLTALTNYLAAEGIKPKVIGSFAAIAGLPWAFQFIWGPLIDRYQNSAMGRRKPWVIGTQCLAGLASLGLLFVQDPAKHVITLAWFFFTHSVFAAIQDASVDAMAISVIPEDERGRVNAFMRAGFLIGTGVGAAVFSQLLRTYGFFNAALVQSLLLLALTALTFFIRERPDDQLLPSVKRQPLAPRSVSTDGPLERPEHDFRWLFTELFKGLFARRSLLLFGSVVAAYVSISLFMRGYNYHLIHTLGWTDTSVSGLTGTYGMLVATAVALAGGYVADRISPRLLLVIVLAMVAVYLLVFNSLSAQWVQREVAQTGLVALYFMDPSISIAAMPVLMAICRPGVEGSQFTTYMAFINLCDIAGSYLAGHAQEYVSVPTIGLFAGGLAVVAMLTALFTIRHYRTVDQAHDSVATH, from the coding sequence GTGCTGACGACCCTTCCTCCAACGACCTATCCACTGACGCTAAGCCGAAGTCGGTTGTTACGGTATTTTGTCTTTTTTTACCTATATGTCATGCAGGGGATTCCGGCGGGTTTTTCGCTTACGGCGTTAACCAACTACCTCGCGGCAGAAGGCATTAAACCTAAAGTCATCGGGTCATTTGCTGCCATTGCCGGATTACCCTGGGCCTTTCAGTTTATCTGGGGGCCGCTCATCGACCGCTACCAGAATTCGGCTATGGGGCGTAGAAAACCCTGGGTGATCGGCACCCAATGCCTGGCAGGTTTAGCATCACTGGGCTTATTATTCGTGCAGGATCCGGCCAAACATGTGATCACACTGGCGTGGTTCTTCTTCACGCACAGCGTTTTTGCCGCCATTCAGGATGCGAGTGTCGATGCTATGGCCATTTCGGTTATTCCAGAAGACGAACGTGGGCGCGTCAATGCCTTCATGCGGGCGGGTTTCCTGATTGGCACCGGCGTTGGGGCTGCCGTATTCTCGCAACTTCTGCGGACATACGGCTTTTTTAATGCGGCCTTGGTTCAATCGCTCTTACTGCTAGCCCTGACCGCCTTAACGTTCTTTATTCGCGAACGCCCTGACGACCAGCTTCTGCCTTCGGTCAAACGCCAGCCGTTAGCCCCCCGCTCAGTGAGTACCGATGGCCCACTAGAGCGGCCTGAGCATGATTTTCGGTGGCTCTTTACCGAGTTATTCAAGGGATTGTTCGCTCGGCGAAGTCTACTCCTTTTTGGCTCGGTGGTAGCGGCTTATGTGAGCATTAGTTTGTTCATGCGCGGGTATAACTACCACTTGATTCATACGCTTGGCTGGACCGACACCTCCGTTTCGGGTTTAACAGGTACGTATGGAATGCTGGTAGCCACTGCAGTGGCGCTGGCAGGGGGCTACGTTGCCGACCGCATCAGCCCACGCCTACTTCTGGTCATTGTGCTGGCGATGGTAGCGGTTTATCTGCTGGTATTCAACTCCCTGTCGGCCCAGTGGGTTCAGCGCGAAGTAGCCCAGACGGGTTTGGTTGCGCTTTATTTCATGGACCCCAGCATTAGTATCGCGGCCATGCCGGTGCTTATGGCCATTTGTCGACCCGGCGTCGAAGGGTCTCAGTTCACTACCTATATGGCGTTTATCAACCTTTGCGATATTGCCGGATCGTATCTCGCCGGTCATGCCCAGGAGTATGTGTCAGTGCCCACCATTGGTCTGTTTGCGGGTGGACTGGCGGTTGTCGCAATGCTTACGGCCCTGTTTACCATCCGGCATTATCGGACAGTGGATCAAGCTCATGATTCCGTAGCCACTCATTAG